The following proteins are co-located in the Pseudomonas sp. DY-1 genome:
- a CDS encoding FAD-binding oxidoreductase produces MQQADFIIIGAGIAGASTGFWLSRHGRVLVLEREEHAGYHSTGRSAALYTVAYGTPQVRALTAASRAFFDAPPEGFSEHPLLTPRGEMVVDFTGDAEELQRQFDSALENVPDMQMLTPDQACALVPVLRRDKVQGAMLDPRAADIDTDALHQGYLRGIRRNGGEVRHSCEVTGISRDGDQWRVETSQGSFQAPTLINAAGAWCDQLAQLAGVQPLGLQPKRRAAFIFSPPEGVDAHKWPALVSLDESFYFKPDAGMLLGSPANADAVDPHDVQPEELDIALGIYQIEEHTNMSIRRPARVWAGLRSFFPDGDLVSGYDQRTPDFYWVAGQGGYGIQTSAAMGEASACLILRRPLPEHLTQFGLTEAMLSPARLG; encoded by the coding sequence ATGCAACAGGCTGACTTCATCATCATCGGCGCCGGTATCGCCGGTGCTTCCACTGGCTTCTGGCTGTCTCGCCACGGCCGCGTGCTGGTGCTGGAACGCGAGGAGCATGCTGGCTACCACTCCACCGGCCGTTCCGCTGCGCTCTATACCGTCGCCTACGGCACGCCTCAGGTACGCGCGCTGACCGCCGCGAGTCGAGCGTTCTTCGACGCGCCGCCGGAAGGATTCAGCGAGCATCCTCTGCTCACTCCGCGCGGCGAGATGGTGGTGGACTTCACCGGCGATGCCGAGGAACTGCAGCGTCAGTTCGACAGCGCCCTGGAAAACGTCCCCGACATGCAAATGCTCACGCCTGACCAGGCCTGCGCCCTGGTGCCGGTACTGCGCCGGGACAAGGTGCAGGGCGCCATGCTCGATCCCCGCGCCGCCGATATCGACACCGATGCGTTGCATCAGGGCTACCTGCGCGGAATTCGCCGCAACGGCGGCGAAGTGCGCCACAGCTGCGAAGTGACCGGTATCAGTCGCGACGGCGATCAGTGGCGGGTGGAAACCTCTCAGGGCAGCTTCCAGGCCCCGACACTTATCAATGCGGCCGGTGCCTGGTGCGACCAGCTCGCGCAGCTTGCCGGCGTCCAGCCCCTGGGACTGCAACCCAAGCGCCGCGCCGCGTTCATCTTCTCTCCGCCCGAAGGCGTGGACGCTCACAAGTGGCCGGCGCTGGTGAGCCTGGACGAATCCTTCTATTTCAAGCCGGATGCCGGAATGCTGCTGGGTTCGCCGGCCAATGCCGACGCGGTCGATCCGCACGACGTGCAGCCGGAAGAGCTGGACATCGCCCTCGGCATCTACCAGATCGAGGAACACACCAATATGAGTATTCGCCGCCCTGCGCGGGTCTGGGCCGGGCTGCGCTCCTTCTTCCCCGATGGCGACCTGGTGTCCGGTTACGATCAGCGCACGCCGGACTTCTACTGGGTAGCAGGGCAGGGCGGCTACGGTATCCAGACCTCCGCCGCGATGGGCGAGGCCAGTGCGTGCCTGATCCTGCGCCGCCCACTGCCTGAGCACCTGACGCAATTCGGCCTGACCGAGGCCATGCTCTCCCCTGCGCGGCTGGGGTGA
- a CDS encoding ornithine cyclodeaminase family protein, with protein MSSTPPIVLQQAEARRLLQQVDVHQAMRSMFLDLAAGEAVQPAQQLVEFPNAAGDFINYLGVLAKDGVYGVKTSPYIKKPEGALVTAWTLLMSMDSGQPLLLCDAAELTTARTAATTAVAVETLAPAQARRLAVIGSGPVARAHLHYVKGLRDWQCIAVYSPSLSDDADARTQLAAQDTRVEFSATLEDAVADADVVMLCTSSAGPVLDPRSLTKPALVTSISTNAPRAHEVPPQALGEMDVYCDYRATTPGSAGEMLLAAELHGWSRDAIRGDLPELVSSKAPRPDYSRSVFFRSIGLGLEDMALANAIYHLQRQGQ; from the coding sequence ATGTCCAGCACCCCGCCCATCGTTCTCCAGCAAGCCGAAGCCCGCCGCCTGCTTCAGCAGGTAGACGTCCACCAGGCCATGCGCAGCATGTTCCTCGACCTTGCCGCGGGTGAAGCGGTACAGCCGGCCCAGCAGTTGGTGGAATTCCCCAATGCCGCAGGCGACTTCATCAATTACCTGGGCGTATTGGCCAAGGACGGGGTTTATGGCGTCAAGACCTCGCCCTATATCAAGAAACCCGAAGGTGCCCTGGTTACGGCCTGGACCCTGCTGATGTCCATGGACAGCGGCCAACCGCTTCTACTCTGCGATGCCGCTGAGCTGACCACCGCACGCACCGCCGCTACCACCGCCGTTGCAGTCGAGACGCTCGCTCCGGCCCAGGCCCGACGACTTGCCGTGATCGGCAGCGGTCCGGTGGCCCGCGCCCACCTGCACTACGTGAAAGGCCTGCGTGACTGGCAGTGCATTGCCGTCTATTCGCCGTCCCTGTCTGACGACGCCGACGCCCGGACGCAACTGGCCGCTCAGGACACGCGCGTGGAGTTCAGTGCCACCTTGGAGGACGCTGTCGCCGACGCCGACGTGGTGATGCTCTGCACGTCGTCTGCGGGCCCGGTGCTGGACCCGCGCAGCCTGACCAAACCCGCCCTGGTCACCTCCATCAGCACCAACGCCCCGCGTGCCCACGAAGTGCCGCCACAGGCGCTGGGGGAAATGGATGTGTATTGCGACTATCGCGCCACCACGCCGGGCTCCGCAGGCGAAATGCTGCTCGCCGCCGAGCTACATGGCTGGAGCCGCGACGCCATTCGGGGCGACCTGCCGGAGCTGGTGAGCAGCAAGGCACCCCGACCGGATTACAGCCGATCTGTGTTCTTCCGCTCCATCGGCCTGGGCCTGGAAGACATGGCCCTGGCCAACGCCATTTATCATCTGCAACGCCAAGGCCAGTGA
- a CDS encoding DUF481 domain-containing protein yields the protein MLSRNLLCMALAAASSTAFADTVWMKNGDKLTGTIRVFDGGKLVLETDYGGTIPLDWKKVATLESDRELLVKQDDLNGERAKSLHRADEGKVILANGEAPKEVELASIEQIMKPKPLVEDLTWSGNVDLALDYKRAEKDTDDYDVDFKTKARHGRWRHNASGEYNREFTDDVKTTDNWEAEYALDRFITQKFFWQGRGEYKRDKVEDLERQRTLGTGPGYQFWDDELGAFSLAGLVNRSDYQFSNGEKESFYSISTKWDYNRYLVGKTVELFTSGEVGRPLDNTADYSLDAEVGLRYKLTDWASLNMKAEKDQVSGAEGEIDETRYTVGFGVGW from the coding sequence ATGTTGTCCAGAAATCTGCTGTGCATGGCGCTCGCCGCCGCTTCCTCCACCGCCTTCGCCGACACCGTCTGGATGAAGAACGGCGACAAACTCACAGGCACTATCCGCGTGTTCGATGGTGGCAAGTTGGTTCTCGAGACCGACTACGGCGGCACCATCCCGTTGGACTGGAAGAAAGTCGCCACCCTGGAAAGCGATCGCGAGTTGCTGGTCAAGCAGGACGATCTCAACGGCGAGCGCGCCAAGTCGCTGCATCGCGCCGACGAAGGCAAGGTCATCCTCGCCAATGGCGAGGCGCCGAAGGAAGTCGAACTGGCCAGCATCGAGCAGATCATGAAGCCCAAGCCCCTGGTGGAAGACCTGACCTGGAGCGGCAACGTCGACCTAGCCCTGGACTACAAGCGCGCCGAGAAGGATACCGACGACTACGATGTCGACTTCAAGACCAAGGCGCGCCACGGCCGCTGGAGGCACAATGCCTCAGGCGAATACAACCGCGAATTCACCGACGATGTGAAGACCACGGACAACTGGGAAGCCGAGTACGCCCTCGATCGCTTCATTACCCAGAAATTCTTCTGGCAGGGTCGCGGTGAATACAAACGCGACAAGGTCGAAGACCTCGAACGCCAGCGCACCCTGGGTACCGGTCCCGGTTACCAGTTCTGGGACGACGAGCTCGGGGCCTTCTCCCTGGCCGGGCTGGTCAACCGCAGCGACTATCAGTTCTCCAATGGCGAAAAAGAAAGCTTCTACTCCATCAGTACCAAGTGGGACTACAACCGCTACCTGGTGGGCAAGACTGTGGAGCTCTTCACGAGCGGTGAGGTCGGCCGCCCGCTGGACAACACCGCCGACTACTCCCTGGATGCCGAAGTAGGCCTGCGCTACAAGCTCACCGACTGGGCCTCGCTCAACATGAAGGCGGAGAAGGACCAGGTCAGCGGTGCTGAAGGCGAAATCGATGAAACCCGCTACACCGTGGGCTTCGGCGTAGGCTGGTAG
- a CDS encoding DUF481 domain-containing protein: MLLRSLIASFVLLTCLPLWADTVWLNNGDRLTGEIILLDGGKLALKTKYAGQVLIDWKDIDTLRSEKPLQIKRDGLDSQHSRSLGAAGKGMVRLVNGESETVPLASIRQMVPPRPFIRDRVWEGNLDAKLDMERNDDKTDEWKLKGDTRVEHGRWRHVLSGQFEKETKNGERTEDNWELEYDLDRFLTQHWFVRGSYDQENDEFQFFERQRSYGLGPGYRFWDNELGRFDLIAQLSRFQLESDAGDLDFNAYSFEWDFKRLIWGTRFELYSKAQLQVPQIDEIDYVLDSEFGLRYRLNDWARLSLLYELDQVSGLGQTDSDRHYLIGVGIGW; this comes from the coding sequence ATGCTGCTCCGTAGCCTGATTGCTTCGTTCGTATTGCTGACCTGCTTGCCGCTCTGGGCCGACACCGTGTGGTTGAACAACGGTGATCGCCTGACCGGGGAGATCATCCTGCTCGATGGTGGCAAGCTTGCATTGAAGACCAAATACGCCGGCCAGGTGCTGATCGACTGGAAGGATATCGACACCCTCCGCTCCGAGAAACCGTTGCAGATCAAGCGCGACGGACTCGACAGCCAGCATAGCCGCAGCCTTGGCGCGGCGGGCAAAGGCATGGTGCGCCTGGTCAATGGCGAGAGCGAGACGGTGCCGCTGGCGAGCATTCGCCAGATGGTGCCGCCGCGGCCTTTCATCCGGGACCGGGTCTGGGAAGGCAATCTCGATGCCAAGCTGGACATGGAGCGCAATGACGACAAGACGGACGAATGGAAGCTCAAGGGTGATACCCGTGTCGAACACGGCCGCTGGCGGCATGTACTGAGCGGCCAGTTCGAGAAGGAGACCAAGAACGGCGAGCGCACCGAAGATAACTGGGAGCTGGAATACGACCTCGACCGCTTCCTCACGCAGCACTGGTTCGTGCGTGGCAGCTACGACCAGGAGAACGACGAGTTCCAGTTCTTCGAGAGGCAGCGATCCTATGGCCTTGGGCCCGGTTATCGCTTCTGGGACAACGAACTGGGCCGCTTCGACCTCATCGCACAGTTGTCTCGTTTCCAGCTGGAGAGCGACGCCGGCGACCTGGACTTCAACGCCTACTCCTTCGAATGGGACTTCAAGCGGTTGATCTGGGGGACTCGCTTCGAGCTCTATTCCAAGGCCCAGCTACAGGTGCCGCAGATAGATGAAATCGACTACGTCCTCGACAGCGAATTCGGCCTGCGTTATCGCCTGAATGACTGGGCACGCCTGTCGCTTCTCTACGAACTGGATCAGGTGAGCGGCTTGGGCCAGACCGACTCCGACAGGCACTATCTCATTGGTGTCGGCATCGGCTGGTAG
- a CDS encoding MGMT family protein — translation MVGKKKKEQAPEHAWSDLPAASTDVRREALYLTLNQVPEGKVVTYGELAELAGLGRAARWVGRTLSQLPTGTQLPWHRVLGAGGRFSLALGTPSGNEQRARLRAEGVSIQNDRVDMRRHGWHPMPPKS, via the coding sequence ATGGTCGGTAAGAAGAAGAAAGAACAAGCGCCTGAGCATGCATGGTCCGACTTGCCGGCAGCAAGCACGGACGTCCGCCGTGAGGCGCTCTACCTGACCCTGAACCAGGTTCCGGAAGGCAAGGTAGTGACCTATGGCGAACTGGCCGAACTGGCCGGCCTGGGCCGCGCCGCACGCTGGGTCGGTCGAACCCTGAGCCAGTTGCCGACAGGTACCCAGCTGCCTTGGCATCGGGTGCTGGGGGCCGGCGGACGCTTCAGCCTGGCGCTGGGCACGCCCTCTGGCAATGAGCAGCGGGCACGTTTGCGCGCCGAAGGGGTCAGTATCCAGAACGATCGGGTGGACATGCGTCGGCACGGCTGGCATCCCATGCCACCCAAGAGTTAG
- a CDS encoding AmpG family muropeptide MFS transporter, which yields MPHQSWRAAIAAYATPATLSLLLLGFAAGLPYMLVFSTLSVWLREAGVSRETIGFASLIGLAYAFKWIWSPLLDQWRLPLLGRLGRRRSWLVLSQALVGLGLVGMALCDPKTNLTWLIALAVLVAFASATQDIAIDAYRLEIAEDSRQAALAASYMTGYRVSALLATAGALYFAEWFGSTAQVYDYGAWAGTYLLFALLMLPGLITSLWMREPPVDLPATSTTSRFKLKHQLSSVLILLVMLISLPAMITGLLDRAWPRAALYAIFLVTCLSPWGMRQILPVRELLSQQRRQLLVAARGKVMPNFDFVHQAVSIIVLIVILVTIAAAAKAFSSGAWPRGTMFLLITLACFSAAGRLLMAPVLTPISEFVQRYRWQALLLLGLIATYRMSDTVMGVMANVFYIDQGFTKEQIASVSKLFGLVMTLLGAGAGGVLIVRFGILPILFIGGISSAATNLMFVALSDMGAHLNMLILTISCDNFSAGLATSAFVAYLSSLTNLKFSATQYALLSSIMLLLPRLIGGYSGVMVESVGYHNFFLITALLGIPTLVLIAIQWGRDRKQPKENGSSDAPATPGSTEQP from the coding sequence ATGCCCCATCAATCCTGGCGCGCAGCCATCGCCGCCTATGCCACGCCGGCCACTCTTTCGCTGTTGCTGCTCGGGTTCGCCGCTGGCCTCCCCTACATGCTGGTGTTTTCCACACTTTCTGTCTGGCTTCGCGAGGCTGGGGTATCCCGCGAGACCATCGGCTTCGCCAGCCTGATCGGCCTGGCGTACGCCTTCAAATGGATCTGGTCGCCGCTGCTCGACCAATGGCGCCTTCCGCTACTGGGCCGACTCGGCCGACGTCGCTCCTGGCTGGTGCTGTCACAGGCACTGGTGGGTCTGGGGCTGGTGGGCATGGCCCTGTGCGACCCCAAGACCAACCTCACCTGGCTTATCGCGCTGGCGGTGCTGGTGGCGTTCGCCTCGGCTACGCAGGACATCGCCATCGACGCCTACCGCCTGGAAATTGCCGAGGACAGCCGCCAGGCCGCGCTGGCCGCCAGTTACATGACGGGCTACCGCGTATCCGCACTGCTCGCCACCGCAGGCGCGCTCTACTTTGCCGAGTGGTTCGGCTCCACCGCCCAGGTCTATGATTACGGCGCCTGGGCTGGCACCTACCTGCTGTTCGCGCTGCTGATGCTACCGGGACTGATCACCAGCCTGTGGATGCGCGAGCCGCCGGTGGACCTCCCGGCAACGAGCACCACTTCGCGCTTCAAGCTCAAGCACCAGCTCTCTTCCGTGCTGATCCTGCTGGTCATGCTGATCTCCCTACCGGCAATGATCACCGGGCTGCTCGACCGGGCCTGGCCACGCGCCGCGCTGTACGCCATCTTCCTGGTCACCTGCCTGTCGCCCTGGGGAATGCGCCAGATCCTGCCGGTGCGCGAACTGCTCAGCCAGCAGCGCCGCCAGCTGCTGGTGGCCGCGCGCGGCAAGGTGATGCCCAACTTCGACTTCGTCCACCAGGCGGTGTCGATCATCGTCCTGATCGTGATCCTGGTGACCATCGCCGCTGCAGCCAAGGCGTTCTCTTCCGGCGCCTGGCCACGCGGGACGATGTTCCTGCTGATCACCCTGGCCTGCTTCTCCGCCGCCGGCCGCCTCCTGATGGCGCCGGTGCTGACCCCGATCAGCGAGTTCGTCCAGCGTTACCGCTGGCAGGCGTTGCTGCTGTTGGGGCTGATCGCCACCTACCGCATGTCGGACACCGTAATGGGCGTGATGGCCAACGTGTTCTACATCGACCAGGGCTTCACCAAGGAGCAGATCGCCAGCGTCAGCAAACTGTTCGGCCTGGTGATGACCCTGCTCGGCGCGGGTGCCGGCGGTGTGCTCATCGTGCGCTTCGGCATCCTGCCGATCCTGTTCATAGGCGGCATCAGCTCGGCGGCCACCAACCTGATGTTCGTGGCCCTGAGCGACATGGGTGCCCACCTGAACATGCTCATCCTGACCATTTCCTGCGACAACTTCAGCGCCGGGCTGGCCACTTCGGCGTTCGTCGCCTATCTCTCGAGCCTGACCAACCTGAAGTTCTCCGCGACCCAGTACGCCCTGCTCAGCTCCATCATGCTGTTGCTGCCGCGACTAATCGGCGGTTACTCGGGCGTGATGGTGGAGAGCGTGGGGTACCACAACTTCTTCCTGATCACGGCGCTGTTGGGCATTCCCACCCTGGTGCTGATCGCCATCCAGTGGGGCCGCGACCGCAAGCAGCCGAAGGAGAATGGCTCCTCCGATGCACCGGCGACACCGGGCTCTACCGAGCAACCATGA
- a CDS encoding mechanosensitive ion channel family protein, whose amino-acid sequence MEMNVDQLVKVSEAWLPVVLEYSGKLTLALLTLLIGWWLINVLTGRVGALMQHRRVDRTLQGFIGSLANIVLKVLLLVSVASMIGISTTSFVAAIGAAGLAIGLALQGSLANFAGGVLILLFRPFKVGDFIEAQGVSGTVDHIQIFHTVLRTGDNKTVIMPNGSLSNGIITNYSKQANRQVLYDVKVDYTTDLSKARDVLLKLAQDPRVHKDPEPVVVVSSLGDTSINLSLRLWVSNADYWGVIFKLNETVRDGLNAVGVELAQPPRMVQVVPS is encoded by the coding sequence ATGGAGATGAACGTCGACCAACTGGTGAAGGTATCCGAAGCCTGGCTGCCCGTAGTTCTGGAATACAGCGGCAAGCTGACCCTGGCTCTGCTCACCCTGCTGATCGGCTGGTGGCTGATCAATGTGCTGACCGGCCGGGTCGGTGCGCTGATGCAGCACCGCCGCGTCGATCGTACCCTGCAGGGATTTATCGGCAGCCTGGCCAACATAGTCCTGAAAGTGCTGCTGCTGGTCAGTGTGGCGTCCATGATCGGCATATCGACCACCTCCTTCGTGGCTGCCATCGGTGCAGCGGGCCTGGCCATCGGCCTGGCGCTGCAGGGCAGCCTGGCCAACTTCGCGGGTGGCGTGCTGATCCTGCTGTTCCGTCCGTTCAAGGTCGGTGACTTCATCGAGGCGCAGGGCGTTTCCGGCACGGTCGATCACATCCAGATCTTCCACACCGTGTTGCGCACCGGCGACAACAAGACCGTGATCATGCCCAATGGCAGCCTGTCCAACGGCATCATCACCAACTACTCCAAGCAGGCCAATCGTCAGGTTCTGTATGACGTGAAAGTGGACTACACCACCGACCTTTCCAAGGCTCGTGATGTGCTGCTGAAGCTGGCGCAGGACCCGCGCGTACACAAGGATCCGGAGCCGGTGGTAGTGGTTTCGTCCCTGGGCGATACCTCGATCAACCTTTCGCTGCGCCTGTGGGTTTCCAACGCCGATTACTGGGGTGTGATCTTCAAGCTCAACGAAACCGTGCGCGATGGCCTCAATGCGGTGGGCGTCGAGCTGGCGCAGCCGCCGCGTATGGTGCAGGTGGTGCCGAGCTGA
- a CDS encoding YajQ family cyclic di-GMP-binding protein yields MPSFDVVSELDKHEVTNAVDNAMKELDRRYDLRGKGSFEFKELTVTLTADADFQLEQMLEILRMALVKRKIDVQCLEIKDSYASGKIVKQEAVLREGIDKELAKKIVAHIKESKLKVQAAIQGEQVRVTGKKRDDLQEAIAALRAKEFGMPLQFNNFRD; encoded by the coding sequence ATGCCCTCGTTCGACGTGGTGTCCGAACTGGACAAACACGAAGTCACTAACGCCGTCGATAACGCCATGAAGGAGCTCGATCGCCGCTACGACCTGCGCGGCAAGGGCAGTTTCGAGTTCAAGGAACTGACGGTCACCCTGACGGCCGATGCTGATTTCCAGCTGGAACAGATGCTGGAAATCCTCAGGATGGCTCTGGTCAAGCGCAAGATCGATGTCCAGTGCCTGGAGATCAAGGATTCCTACGCTTCCGGCAAGATCGTCAAGCAGGAAGCCGTTCTACGCGAAGGTATCGACAAGGAGCTGGCGAAAAAGATCGTCGCTCATATCAAGGAAAGCAAACTCAAGGTCCAGGCCGCGATTCAGGGTGAGCAGGTACGTGTCACCGGCAAGAAGCGCGACGACCTGCAGGAAGCCATTGCCGCCCTGCGTGCCAAGGAGTTCGGCATGCCGCTGCAATTCAACAACTTCCGCGACTGA
- a CDS encoding putative 2-dehydropantoate 2-reductase produces MTWHILGAGSLGSLWAARLARAGKSVRLILRDRARLKTYEAAGGLTLVEQGRAQQYAIPAGLPSNAGPISRLLVACKAYDAEAAVQPLLPHLAPGAELILLQNGLGSQDAVALRLPHARCILASSTEGAFREADFRVVYAGHGFTWLGDPLQPAAPAWLDELEQAGIPHGWTPDILSRLWRKLALNCAINPLTVLYNCRNGGLAEHPAEVNVLCIELADLLRRCGQPDAAEGLHEEVQRVIQATAANYSSMYQDVANSRRTEISYLLGHACASAARHRISLPHLNSLHARLKSHLEKLGLPVT; encoded by the coding sequence ATGACCTGGCATATTCTCGGCGCGGGTAGCCTGGGCAGTCTCTGGGCCGCCCGCCTCGCGCGCGCCGGGAAGTCGGTACGGCTGATCCTGCGCGATCGTGCACGGCTGAAGACCTATGAAGCAGCCGGCGGCCTGACCCTGGTCGAACAGGGCCGGGCGCAGCAGTACGCCATTCCCGCCGGGCTGCCCAGTAACGCCGGGCCCATCAGCCGCCTGCTGGTCGCCTGCAAGGCTTACGACGCCGAGGCAGCGGTCCAGCCCCTGCTTCCGCATCTCGCCCCCGGCGCCGAACTCATCCTTCTACAGAACGGACTGGGCAGCCAGGACGCCGTGGCCCTGCGTCTACCCCACGCCCGCTGCATACTCGCCTCCAGTACCGAAGGGGCCTTTCGCGAAGCGGATTTCCGCGTGGTCTATGCCGGCCATGGCTTCACCTGGCTGGGCGACCCGCTGCAGCCCGCCGCCCCGGCCTGGCTGGATGAGTTGGAACAAGCCGGCATTCCCCACGGTTGGACGCCCGACATCCTGTCGCGTCTCTGGCGCAAGCTGGCGCTGAACTGCGCGATCAATCCCCTCACCGTGCTTTACAACTGCCGCAACGGCGGTCTGGCCGAGCACCCTGCGGAAGTCAATGTGCTCTGCATCGAGCTGGCCGATCTGCTGCGCCGCTGCGGCCAACCCGACGCCGCCGAAGGCCTGCACGAGGAAGTGCAACGCGTGATCCAGGCAACCGCGGCGAACTACTCATCGATGTACCAGGATGTGGCAAACAGCCGCCGCACCGAGATCAGTTACCTGCTCGGCCACGCCTGTGCCTCCGCCGCACGCCATCGAATCAGCCTGCCGCACCTGAACAGCCTGCACGCCCGCCTCAAGTCCCATCTCGAAAAGCTCGGATTGCCCGTCACCTGA
- a CDS encoding HAMP domain-containing sensor histidine kinase yields MTSLRQRLENLSVGRKLLAALLVLLATVLLIANLAFISAAYWISQESVAPQGLETLGRLFATSAVGPEALSSEENAKTMLQRLDGYTPLRAAALYDSDGRLLAQLQRGEQLDLPLKASDIPGWRLREFRTSHLAELPIPGKPAGHLLLVASSELPGVFYTGTLTASLAILACSVLLWLLVARQIRRMVTRPIRRLEELSRQVTREENYALRAPRGNRDEIGSLADAFNTMLSRIEAREQQLKRARDDAQAAFDQAHELAEETRHSNRKLELEVQVRSKIEKKLTGFQNYLNSIIDSMPSALIALDEQLYVTQWNQEASALSGTPMDDALNQPVFLAFPSLKPFLPQIRLTAEKHKVEKVERVSWLVGENVHNYALTFYPLMGGTGRGVVIRIDDITQRLSMEELMVQSEKMLSVGGLAAGMAHEINNPLGAILHNVQNIRRRISPELDRNQQQAAINGLSLTSVNQYLEAREVPKLLDDIHQAGARAAKIVSHMLAFSRRSNRQLAPCQLPVLIDQALEIASNDFDLTEGFDFKGLKIVREFDPELGPVPGTANELEQVLLNLLKNAAQAIHLREDDEEGRITLRTRLCPPWAEIQVEDTGMGIPENVRKRIFEPFFTTKEVGQGTGLGLSVSYFIITNNHKGQMEVQSKPGQGTCFTLRLPLTSATTEAGT; encoded by the coding sequence TTGACCAGCCTGCGTCAGCGCCTCGAGAACCTGTCGGTCGGCCGCAAATTGCTAGCCGCACTGCTGGTCCTGCTCGCCACTGTCCTGCTCATTGCCAACCTGGCCTTCATCAGCGCCGCCTACTGGATCTCCCAGGAAAGCGTTGCGCCCCAAGGCCTGGAAACCCTCGGGCGACTTTTCGCCACTTCGGCCGTCGGCCCGGAAGCACTGTCCTCGGAAGAAAACGCCAAGACCATGCTGCAGCGCCTGGACGGCTATACGCCGCTGCGTGCCGCCGCCCTGTACGACAGTGACGGCCGACTGCTGGCTCAGTTGCAGCGGGGCGAACAGCTGGACCTTCCGCTAAAGGCCAGCGACATTCCCGGATGGCGCCTGCGCGAATTCCGCACATCCCACCTTGCCGAACTACCGATTCCCGGAAAGCCCGCCGGCCACTTGCTGCTGGTAGCCTCCAGTGAGCTGCCGGGCGTGTTCTACACCGGCACCCTGACAGCAAGCCTGGCCATCCTCGCCTGCAGCGTCCTGCTCTGGCTGCTGGTGGCGCGGCAAATCCGTCGCATGGTCACCCGCCCCATCCGACGCCTGGAGGAGCTCTCGCGCCAGGTGACCCGCGAAGAGAACTATGCCCTGCGTGCTCCCCGTGGAAATCGCGACGAAATCGGCAGCCTGGCGGACGCGTTCAACACCATGCTCAGCCGCATCGAGGCCCGCGAGCAGCAACTCAAGCGTGCCCGCGACGACGCCCAGGCGGCGTTCGACCAGGCCCATGAACTTGCGGAGGAAACCCGTCACTCCAACCGCAAGCTGGAGCTCGAAGTGCAGGTGCGCAGCAAGATCGAGAAGAAGCTCACCGGTTTCCAGAACTACCTGAACAGCATCATCGACTCCATGCCCTCGGCGCTCATCGCGCTGGACGAACAGCTCTACGTTACACAATGGAACCAGGAGGCCAGCGCACTCTCCGGCACACCCATGGACGATGCGCTCAACCAGCCGGTATTCCTCGCCTTTCCCTCGCTCAAGCCCTTCCTCCCGCAGATCCGCCTGACGGCCGAAAAGCACAAGGTGGAGAAGGTGGAACGGGTGAGCTGGCTGGTGGGCGAGAACGTCCACAACTATGCACTGACCTTCTACCCGCTGATGGGGGGTACCGGGCGCGGTGTGGTAATACGCATCGACGACATCACCCAGCGTCTATCGATGGAAGAACTGATGGTGCAATCGGAGAAGATGCTCTCGGTAGGCGGCCTGGCCGCCGGCATGGCCCACGAGATCAACAACCCGCTGGGTGCCATCCTGCACAACGTGCAGAACATCCGCAGGCGCATCTCCCCTGAACTCGACCGCAACCAGCAGCAAGCGGCCATCAACGGCCTCAGCCTGACATCAGTCAACCAATACCTGGAGGCACGCGAGGTGCCCAAGCTGCTAGACGACATTCATCAGGCTGGTGCCCGTGCTGCAAAGATCGTTTCCCACATGCTCGCCTTCAGTCGGCGCAGCAATCGCCAGTTGGCGCCCTGCCAGTTGCCGGTACTGATCGACCAGGCACTGGAAATCGCCAGCAACGACTTCGACCTGACGGAAGGTTTCGACTTCAAGGGTCTCAAGATCGTCCGCGAGTTTGACCCGGAGCTGGGACCCGTTCCGGGCACCGCGAACGAGCTGGAGCAGGTGTTGCTCAACCTGCTGAAAAACGCCGCCCAGGCCATTCACCTGCGCGAAGACGATGAGGAAGGCCGCATCACGCTTCGCACCAGGCTGTGCCCGCCTTGGGCGGAAATCCAGGTGGAGGATACCGGCATGGGTATCCCCGAGAACGTGCGCAAGCGCATCTTCGAGCCCTTCTTCACCACCAAGGAGGTGGGCCAGGGCACGGGGCTCGGGCTGTCGGTCTCGTACTTCATCATCACCAACAACCACAAGGGGCAGATGGAAGTGCAGTCCAAGCCTGGCCAGGGCACCTGCTTTACCCTGCGCCTGCCGCTGACTTCCGCTACCACGGAAGCAGGAACCTGA